The proteins below come from a single Agromyces flavus genomic window:
- a CDS encoding MarR family winged helix-turn-helix transcriptional regulator, whose translation MSTKADVTARILDSLQLVIASSVMTNERIARSMGLNVVDLQALGFIARNGAPMSTGEISRQTELPTSTTTRVLDRLEQRGLIERAADPSDRRRVVVQLRPDALPGAGRGGGDDPYAGIVAGMERVHEGFTVAELEVVARYLDAVKDVR comes from the coding sequence ATGTCAACCAAGGCGGACGTCACCGCGCGCATCCTCGACTCGCTGCAGCTCGTCATCGCGTCGTCGGTCATGACGAACGAGCGCATCGCGCGGTCGATGGGACTCAACGTCGTCGACCTCCAGGCGCTCGGCTTCATCGCCCGAAACGGCGCGCCGATGTCGACCGGTGAGATCAGTCGCCAGACCGAGCTGCCGACGAGCACCACGACGCGCGTGCTCGACCGCCTCGAGCAGCGCGGCCTCATCGAGCGAGCGGCCGACCCTTCCGACCGCCGCCGGGTCGTCGTGCAGCTCCGGCCGGACGCGCTCCCGGGCGCCGGCCGCGGCGGCGGCGACGATCCATACGCCGGCATCGTCGCCGGAATGGAGCGGGTGCACGAGGGCTTCACGGTCGCGGAGCTCGAGGTCGTCGCGCGGTACCTCGATGCCGTGAAGGACGTGCGCTGA
- a CDS encoding 1,4-dihydroxy-2-naphthoate polyprenyltransferase gives MTPPAKPVASPRRTNGRSGNPARAAATPVAHQGPVTWRDWVAGARLRTLPLAMSPVALGTGAGVVAADFLDEPFHPWRFVLALVVALALQIGVNYANDYSDGIRGTDAHRVGPARLTGSGLVPPKRVLAVALTFFAIAAVAGLALVVITQQWWLLAVGALAIVAAWFYTGGKRPYGYYGLGELFVFVFFGIVATAGSAYVQALTVNLEAWTGGAGVGLLACAVLMANNLRDIDQDRAAGKRTLSVLVGALWSRILFAVFMLLPFAVVVFWAFLYPPAWLVLFALLAAVPACIIVGWSRTPRELITALQLASLTSLAYGVGLGLVFAF, from the coding sequence ATGACCCCGCCCGCCAAGCCCGTCGCATCCCCGCGCCGCACGAACGGCCGCTCGGGCAATCCGGCGAGGGCGGCGGCGACACCCGTCGCGCATCAGGGTCCCGTCACGTGGCGCGACTGGGTCGCGGGCGCCCGCCTGCGGACGCTGCCACTCGCGATGTCGCCGGTCGCGCTGGGCACCGGAGCCGGAGTCGTCGCCGCCGACTTCCTCGACGAGCCGTTCCATCCGTGGCGGTTCGTGCTCGCCCTGGTGGTCGCGCTCGCGCTGCAGATCGGCGTGAACTACGCCAACGACTACTCCGACGGCATCCGCGGCACCGACGCGCACCGGGTCGGTCCGGCCCGCCTCACGGGGTCGGGGCTCGTGCCGCCGAAGCGCGTGCTCGCGGTCGCGCTCACGTTCTTCGCCATCGCGGCGGTCGCCGGCCTCGCGCTCGTGGTCATCACGCAGCAGTGGTGGCTGCTCGCCGTCGGCGCCTTGGCGATCGTCGCGGCGTGGTTCTACACGGGCGGCAAGCGCCCGTACGGGTACTACGGCCTCGGCGAGCTGTTCGTGTTCGTGTTCTTCGGCATCGTCGCGACGGCCGGCTCCGCGTATGTGCAGGCGCTCACCGTGAACCTCGAGGCGTGGACCGGCGGCGCGGGCGTCGGCCTCCTCGCGTGCGCCGTGCTCATGGCCAACAACCTGCGCGACATCGACCAGGACCGCGCCGCCGGCAAGCGCACGCTCTCGGTGCTCGTCGGCGCGCTGTGGTCGCGCATCCTGTTCGCGGTGTTCATGCTGCTGCCGTTCGCGGTGGTCGTGTTCTGGGCGTTCCTCTACCCGCCGGCGTGGCTCGTGCTGTTCGCGCTGCTCGCCGCGGTTCCGGCGTGCATCATCGTCGGCTGGTCGCGCACTCCGCGCGAGCTGATCACCGCACTGCAGCTCGCGAGCCTCACGTCGCTCGCGTACGGCGTCGGCCTGGGCCTCGTCTTCGCGTTCTGA
- a CDS encoding aldo/keto reductase, translating to MTEVATRELGRTGLTITELCLGTSPLASMPYLYGHEVDEDRAVDTVLAALESPIRFIDTSNNYGEHGDAERRIGEALRRVGGLPADVVLATKVDPLHGSDDFSGRRVRESLAESLERLGVDRVPLLHLHDAERIGVDAALAPDGPIAALRELREEGAVDWIGLAGGTLAVARPLMETGVFDVVLTHNRYTLLDRSADELIDRATEMGLGVLNAAPYGGGLLAKGPGATSKYAYGERPDLQSAAAAMASACEEFGVPLSAAALQFSTRDRRIHSTIVGVSAPERIAQTLESYATPIPAELWVRLDELVPPRASWIGDR from the coding sequence ATGACCGAGGTCGCGACACGAGAGCTGGGCCGCACCGGCCTCACCATCACCGAGCTGTGCCTGGGCACGAGCCCGCTCGCGAGCATGCCGTACCTGTACGGGCACGAGGTCGACGAGGACCGCGCGGTCGACACCGTGCTCGCGGCGCTCGAGAGCCCCATCCGCTTCATCGATACCTCGAACAACTACGGCGAGCACGGCGACGCCGAGCGCCGCATCGGCGAAGCGCTGCGACGGGTGGGCGGCCTGCCCGCCGACGTGGTGCTCGCGACGAAGGTCGACCCCCTGCACGGCAGCGACGACTTCTCCGGCCGTCGCGTGCGCGAGTCGCTCGCCGAGAGCCTGGAGCGGCTCGGCGTCGACCGCGTGCCCCTGCTGCACCTCCACGACGCCGAACGGATCGGGGTGGATGCCGCACTCGCGCCGGACGGCCCGATCGCGGCGCTCCGGGAACTCAGGGAGGAGGGCGCCGTCGACTGGATCGGACTCGCGGGCGGCACGCTCGCGGTCGCCCGCCCGCTCATGGAGACCGGAGTGTTCGACGTGGTGCTGACGCACAACCGGTACACGCTGCTCGACCGATCCGCCGACGAGCTCATCGACCGCGCGACCGAGATGGGACTCGGCGTGCTCAACGCCGCGCCGTACGGCGGCGGCCTGCTCGCCAAGGGCCCGGGCGCCACGTCGAAGTACGCGTACGGCGAGCGCCCCGATCTGCAGTCCGCCGCCGCCGCGATGGCGTCCGCGTGCGAGGAGTTCGGCGTGCCGCTGTCCGCCGCGGCACTGCAGTTCTCGACGCGCGATCGGCGTATCCACTCGACGATCGTCGGCGTCTCGGCGCCCGAGCGCATCGCGCAGACGCTCGAGTCGTACGCGACACCGATCCCCGCCGAGCTGTGGGTACGGCTCGACGAGCTCGTGCCGCCGCGCGCGAGTTGGATCGGCGACCGCTGA
- a CDS encoding PLD nuclease N-terminal domain-containing protein yields the protein MVRLWVILGVAAVVFTIYAAVDCALFDRSRIRGLPRGWWIVVILLVPIIGGLLWFLVGRGRAIRVGRVFPHASAPDDDPEFLRRLRADAEHEERIRRLEQELAELDDDTPSNRPRPDDALGSDHRRNDGGTETPGEPGTSGRPDA from the coding sequence ATGGTCCGCCTCTGGGTGATCCTCGGTGTCGCCGCCGTGGTCTTCACGATCTACGCGGCGGTCGACTGCGCGCTGTTCGACCGCTCCCGCATCCGCGGTCTGCCGCGCGGCTGGTGGATCGTGGTCATCCTGCTCGTGCCGATCATCGGCGGGCTGCTGTGGTTCCTCGTGGGCCGCGGTCGTGCCATCCGCGTCGGCCGGGTGTTCCCGCACGCGTCGGCGCCCGATGACGACCCCGAGTTCCTGCGCCGGCTCCGTGCCGACGCCGAGCACGAGGAGCGCATCCGCCGCCTCGAGCAGGAGCTCGCCGAGCTCGACGACGACACCCCATCGAACCGACCGCGACCCGACGACGCGCTCGGCAGCGACCACCGCCGCAACGACGGCGGAACCGAGACGCCGGGAGAGCCGGGCACGTCGGGCCGACCGGATGCCTGA
- a CDS encoding MFS transporter produces the protein MATTPRRGLAIGILLFASFMDLLDVTIVQVALPSIGADLGASEAQLEWIVSGYMLAFAVALITGGRLGDLFGRRRIFLVGVAGFTLASAAAAFAWSGDALVVTRIAQGLFAALMVPQLLASVQALFSPRERAPMYGLIGGVSGLAAVLGPVLGGWLIDADLWGLGWRTVFLINIPVGIVIFVLAARFVPETRSPRPMRLDLVGVALLSAVVLAFMVPLVEGQSLDWPAWLWWPVAAGVVLLGVFVTHERRRMRRDGSALLPMPLFADRGFSAGIVTQAAFQGSLNAFTLPFIIYLQVGLGFDALTAGLNLLAFSLGALVGTGVVIPLVGRVGKYLVTAGALVLAAGVLWVFGVVADTGADFTGWAAVWPMLLSGLGLALLIIPLVDVALATVPVADAGAASGIYSTFQQLGAAAGVAVSTTVFFSVIGDDWSREHVLAALQASVWVSVAGFAIASLASLLLPSRSKVQAHLEEARRLAEADVEAVAVEPTPVA, from the coding sequence ATGGCCACCACCCCACGCCGAGGGCTCGCCATCGGCATCCTCCTCTTCGCCTCGTTCATGGACCTCCTCGACGTCACGATCGTGCAGGTCGCCCTGCCGTCGATCGGCGCCGACCTCGGAGCATCCGAGGCGCAGCTCGAATGGATCGTGAGCGGCTACATGCTCGCGTTCGCCGTCGCCCTCATCACGGGCGGCCGCCTGGGCGACCTGTTCGGCCGGCGGCGCATCTTCCTCGTCGGCGTCGCCGGATTCACCCTCGCCTCGGCGGCCGCCGCGTTCGCGTGGTCGGGCGATGCGCTGGTCGTCACGCGCATCGCACAGGGGCTCTTCGCCGCGCTCATGGTGCCGCAGCTGCTCGCGTCGGTGCAGGCGCTGTTCTCGCCGCGCGAGCGGGCGCCCATGTACGGCCTCATCGGCGGCGTCAGCGGCCTCGCGGCGGTGCTCGGTCCGGTGCTCGGCGGCTGGCTCATCGACGCCGACCTGTGGGGCCTCGGCTGGCGCACGGTGTTCCTGATCAACATCCCGGTCGGCATCGTGATCTTCGTGCTCGCCGCTCGGTTCGTGCCCGAGACGCGCTCCCCGCGGCCGATGCGCCTCGACCTCGTGGGCGTGGCGCTGCTGAGCGCGGTCGTGCTCGCGTTCATGGTTCCGCTCGTCGAAGGGCAGTCGCTCGATTGGCCGGCATGGCTGTGGTGGCCCGTCGCCGCGGGCGTCGTGCTGCTCGGCGTCTTCGTGACGCACGAGCGCCGTCGCATGCGCCGGGACGGCTCCGCGCTGCTGCCGATGCCGCTCTTCGCCGACCGCGGATTCTCGGCGGGCATCGTCACGCAGGCCGCGTTCCAGGGGTCGCTCAATGCGTTCACGCTGCCCTTCATCATCTACCTGCAGGTCGGGCTCGGCTTCGACGCCCTCACGGCGGGCCTCAACCTGCTGGCGTTCAGCCTCGGCGCGCTCGTGGGAACGGGCGTCGTGATCCCGCTCGTCGGCCGCGTCGGCAAGTACCTCGTGACCGCGGGCGCGCTCGTCCTCGCCGCGGGCGTGCTCTGGGTGTTCGGGGTGGTCGCCGACACCGGCGCCGACTTCACCGGATGGGCCGCCGTCTGGCCCATGCTCCTGTCGGGCCTCGGGCTCGCGCTGCTCATCATCCCGCTCGTCGACGTGGCCCTCGCGACCGTGCCGGTCGCCGACGCCGGGGCGGCATCGGGTATCTACAGCACGTTCCAGCAACTCGGCGCGGCCGCGGGCGTCGCGGTGTCGACGACCGTCTTCTTCTCGGTGATCGGCGATGACTGGAGCCGGGAGCACGTGCTCGCCGCGCTGCAGGCGTCGGTGTGGGTGTCGGTCGCGGGCTTCGCGATCGCGTCGCTCGCGAGCCTGCTCCTGCCGAGCCGGAGCAAGGTCCAGGCGCACCTCGAGGAGGCGCGGCGCCTCGCGGAGGCCGACGTCGAGGCCGTGGCCGTGGAGCCGACGCCCGTCGCCTGA
- a CDS encoding 1,4-dihydroxy-2-naphthoyl-CoA synthase, with product MAVEVSELFDPSEWVDAAASVTGSGGFTDITYHHSTDGRIARIAFDRPEVRNAFRPHSVDELYRALEDARTNPRIGVVLLTGNGPSPKDGGWAFCSGGDQRIRGRDGYKYSDAETGLVEGSKQPHGGHAAVGRLHILEVQRLIRFMPKVVIAVVPGWAAGGGHSLHVVCDLTIASREHGRFKQTDADVGSFDAGYGSAYMARQVGQKLAREVFFLAEEYSAERAYEMGAVNRVVAHADLEREALAMARTILTKSPTAIRMLKFAFNAVDDGLVGQQVFAGEATRLAYGTDEAVEGRDSFLEKRDPDWGPYPWHY from the coding sequence ATGGCCGTCGAGGTGTCCGAGCTGTTCGATCCGAGCGAGTGGGTGGATGCCGCGGCATCCGTCACCGGCTCAGGCGGTTTCACCGACATCACGTATCACCACTCGACCGACGGGCGCATCGCACGCATCGCCTTCGACCGCCCCGAGGTGCGCAACGCCTTCCGCCCGCACTCGGTCGACGAGCTCTACCGGGCCCTCGAGGACGCTCGCACGAACCCGCGCATCGGCGTCGTGCTGCTCACGGGCAACGGCCCGAGCCCGAAGGACGGCGGCTGGGCGTTCTGCTCGGGCGGCGACCAGCGCATCCGCGGTCGCGACGGCTACAAGTACTCCGATGCCGAAACGGGCCTGGTCGAGGGGTCGAAGCAGCCGCACGGCGGGCATGCCGCGGTCGGACGCCTGCACATCCTCGAGGTGCAGCGGCTCATCCGGTTCATGCCGAAGGTCGTCATCGCGGTCGTTCCCGGGTGGGCGGCCGGCGGCGGGCACTCGCTGCACGTCGTGTGCGACCTCACGATCGCCAGCCGCGAGCATGGTCGGTTCAAGCAGACGGATGCCGACGTCGGCAGCTTCGACGCCGGCTACGGCTCGGCCTACATGGCGCGCCAAGTGGGACAGAAGCTCGCGCGCGAGGTCTTCTTCCTCGCCGAGGAGTACTCGGCCGAGCGCGCGTACGAGATGGGCGCGGTGAACCGGGTCGTGGCGCACGCCGACCTCGAGCGCGAGGCCCTCGCGATGGCCCGCACCATCCTGACGAAGTCGCCCACCGCGATCCGCATGCTGAAGTTCGCGTTCAACGCCGTCGACGACGGGCTCGTCGGCCAGCAGGTGTTCGCCGGCGAGGCGACCCGGCTCGCGTACGGTACCGACGAGGCCGTCGAGGGTCGCGACTCGTTCCTCGAGAAGCGCGACCCCGACTGGGGCCCGTACCCGTGGCACTACTGA
- a CDS encoding DUF4229 domain-containing protein, which yields MKAVPVWLRYTLLRVVLFAAPLVVLLIAGVSPWIAVLVAALFGFSASLLFLRRQREEFATDLYAARRRETPTARDDAEAEDGAVDASEQRPSE from the coding sequence GTGAAGGCCGTCCCCGTCTGGCTCCGCTACACGCTTCTGCGCGTGGTGCTGTTCGCTGCGCCGCTCGTCGTGCTGCTCATCGCCGGCGTCTCCCCGTGGATCGCGGTGCTCGTCGCCGCCCTGTTCGGCTTCAGCGCGTCGCTGCTGTTCCTGCGCCGCCAGCGCGAGGAGTTCGCGACCGACCTCTACGCGGCCCGCCGTCGCGAGACGCCCACGGCGCGCGACGACGCCGAGGCCGAGGATGGTGCGGTCGACGCGTCGGAGCAGCGCCCCTCGGAGTAG
- the menD gene encoding 2-succinyl-5-enolpyruvyl-6-hydroxy-3-cyclohexene-1-carboxylic-acid synthase — MPDARAVASPATASALALLSALVRAGVTDVVVAPGSRSQALALAAAELERAGAIRLHVRIDERGAGFLALGLAVESGRPSVVVTTSGTAVANLHPAVLEAHHGGVPLILATADRPAELRGIRSNQTTMQPGIFAGAVRLERDVTPPEGRAGEADAATSLAREAVRAALGRDADGRIVPHPGPGPVHLNLQLREPLSSAVTLDDASVPTAGADVATSASNPAAADSTDVPAARLAHGPRTIVVAGAGAGPAAEELARAAGWPLIAEVTSGARFGPNLVVAYRELLREPGFGDEVERVVVFGHPTLSREVPALVQRKGVEVVVVAPSGIEWFNPGHAADRFERAVAVEPHEPTADERAWTGRWVRSSRMLVDEAAAAAAHGGSRRVVVDGDGAPAGMAGSTAPLRSGVDETGHVSDFAAQRAYLRDQLARIRTPIDRRMLVEAVWGATWPHDRLVFGASRLIRDADRTVPGRRITVHANRGLAGIDGTVATTLGVAIASQAAVPGADGAPAASARAAGGTTRAIIGDLTLLHDVGSLLIGAGEARPRVLLVVGNDGGGTIFDALEVAASAPSDAFDRVQYTPQQVDLAGLAAAYGWEYRRATTRGELDEALGTAVTGPTLLEVPLAR, encoded by the coding sequence ATGCCTGACGCGCGCGCGGTCGCGAGTCCGGCGACCGCGTCCGCGCTTGCACTGCTGTCCGCGCTCGTCCGCGCTGGCGTGACCGATGTCGTGGTCGCGCCCGGATCGCGCTCGCAGGCGCTCGCGCTCGCCGCCGCCGAGCTCGAGCGGGCCGGAGCCATCCGCCTGCACGTCCGCATCGACGAGCGTGGCGCGGGCTTCCTCGCGCTCGGGCTCGCGGTCGAGTCGGGTCGGCCTTCGGTGGTCGTCACGACGTCCGGCACCGCGGTCGCGAACCTGCATCCGGCGGTGCTCGAGGCGCACCACGGCGGCGTCCCGCTCATCCTCGCGACAGCCGACCGGCCCGCCGAGCTGCGCGGCATCCGCTCGAACCAGACCACGATGCAGCCCGGGATCTTCGCGGGCGCCGTGCGCCTCGAGCGCGACGTCACGCCACCCGAGGGGCGGGCCGGCGAGGCGGATGCCGCGACCTCCCTCGCTCGCGAGGCCGTCCGGGCCGCGCTCGGCCGCGACGCCGACGGCCGGATCGTGCCGCACCCCGGCCCCGGACCCGTGCACCTCAACTTGCAGCTGCGCGAACCGCTGTCGTCGGCGGTGACCCTCGACGACGCCTCGGTGCCCACGGCGGGGGCGGATGTCGCGACATCCGCCTCGAACCCGGCCGCTGCCGACTCGACCGACGTGCCCGCCGCGCGACTCGCGCACGGCCCGCGCACCATCGTCGTCGCGGGCGCCGGAGCCGGCCCCGCCGCCGAGGAGCTCGCCCGCGCGGCGGGCTGGCCGCTCATCGCCGAGGTCACGAGCGGCGCGCGCTTCGGGCCGAACCTGGTCGTCGCGTACCGCGAGCTGCTGCGCGAACCGGGGTTCGGCGACGAGGTCGAGCGGGTGGTCGTGTTCGGGCATCCGACGCTCTCGCGCGAGGTGCCCGCGCTCGTGCAGCGCAAGGGCGTCGAGGTCGTCGTGGTCGCGCCATCCGGCATCGAGTGGTTCAACCCGGGGCACGCGGCCGATCGATTCGAGCGCGCGGTCGCGGTCGAGCCGCACGAGCCGACCGCCGACGAGCGGGCGTGGACCGGGCGCTGGGTGCGGTCGAGCCGCATGCTCGTCGACGAGGCCGCGGCCGCGGCGGCGCACGGGGGATCGAGGCGGGTCGTGGTCGACGGCGACGGCGCCCCGGCCGGAATGGCCGGATCGACCGCACCGCTGCGCAGCGGTGTCGACGAGACCGGGCACGTGTCCGACTTCGCGGCCCAGCGCGCGTACCTGCGCGACCAGCTCGCGCGCATCCGCACGCCGATCGACCGGCGCATGCTCGTCGAGGCGGTGTGGGGCGCGACCTGGCCGCACGACCGGCTCGTGTTCGGCGCATCGCGGCTGATCCGCGACGCCGACCGCACCGTGCCGGGCCGCCGCATCACCGTGCACGCCAATCGCGGGCTCGCCGGTATCGACGGCACGGTCGCGACCACGCTCGGCGTCGCGATCGCGAGCCAAGCCGCAGTGCCAGGGGCGGATGGCGCGCCCGCCGCGTCTGCGCGCGCGGCCGGCGGCACGACCCGCGCGATCATCGGCGACCTCACGCTCCTGCACGACGTCGGGTCCCTGCTCATCGGCGCGGGCGAGGCCCGCCCGCGCGTGCTCCTCGTCGTCGGCAACGACGGCGGCGGAACGATCTTCGACGCGCTCGAGGTGGCGGCGTCCGCGCCATCCGATGCCTTCGATCGCGTGCAGTACACCCCGCAGCAGGTCGATCTCGCAGGGCTGGCCGCCGCCTACGGCTGGGAGTACCGCCGTGCCACCACCCGCGGTGAACTCGACGAGGCACTCGGCACCGCCGTCACGGGGCCGACCCTGCTCGAGGTCCCGCTCGCCCGCTGA
- a CDS encoding AMP-binding protein: MKPLIRVAADDTSALLAQLREAVLLDGLAVLPVPGAEEPADPIAGLVPDDVALVVETSGSTDAPKRVMLSGAALRASAGATSRFLGSLHGQWLLALPATYIAGVQVLVRSLVGGTEPAALPPGGFTAAAFAEAARTLDPDRPWLTSLVPVQLARLVEAAEGGDRLVRAALGSFERILLGGQAAPPGLVERAAELGARVHRTYGSSETAGGCVYDGMPLPGVDVRIVDDEVQLAGRMLAEGYLDDPERTARAFVIDTDGRRWYRTGDLGSVGDDGRLRIRGRADDVIISGGVKVALGEVERAVRSVAGFADAVVVRVPDAEWGERAAVVATRTDGAATSGSLSALAAATDAAGLGPAARPVRLEVIDAMPLLASGKPDRRALETRLRGGRVE; encoded by the coding sequence ATGAAACCGCTCATCCGGGTTGCGGCTGATGACACATCCGCCCTGCTCGCCCAGCTGCGCGAGGCCGTGCTGCTCGACGGCCTCGCGGTGCTGCCGGTCCCTGGCGCTGAGGAGCCCGCCGACCCCATCGCCGGGCTCGTGCCCGACGACGTCGCGCTCGTCGTCGAGACGAGCGGCTCGACGGATGCGCCGAAGCGCGTCATGCTGTCGGGCGCCGCGCTCCGGGCGAGCGCCGGCGCCACCTCGAGGTTCCTCGGCAGCCTGCACGGACAGTGGCTGCTCGCGCTCCCGGCGACGTACATCGCCGGGGTGCAGGTGCTCGTGCGGTCGCTCGTGGGGGGAACCGAGCCGGCGGCGCTTCCGCCGGGCGGGTTCACCGCGGCCGCGTTCGCCGAGGCGGCCCGCACGCTCGACCCCGACCGACCGTGGCTCACCTCGCTCGTACCAGTCCAGCTCGCCCGCCTCGTCGAGGCCGCCGAGGGCGGCGACCGCCTCGTGCGCGCCGCGCTCGGCTCGTTCGAGCGGATCCTCCTCGGCGGCCAGGCCGCACCGCCCGGACTCGTGGAGCGGGCCGCCGAACTCGGCGCCCGGGTGCACCGCACGTACGGGTCGAGCGAGACCGCGGGCGGCTGCGTCTACGACGGCATGCCGCTCCCGGGTGTCGACGTGCGCATCGTCGATGACGAGGTGCAGCTCGCCGGACGGATGCTCGCCGAAGGCTACCTCGACGATCCCGAGCGCACGGCCCGCGCCTTCGTGATCGACACCGACGGGCGTCGTTGGTATCGCACCGGCGATCTCGGTTCGGTCGGCGACGACGGGCGCCTGCGCATCCGCGGTCGGGCCGATGACGTGATCATCTCGGGCGGGGTGAAGGTCGCGCTCGGCGAGGTCGAGCGCGCGGTGCGGTCGGTCGCGGGCTTCGCCGACGCGGTCGTCGTGCGCGTGCCCGATGCGGAGTGGGGTGAGCGAGCCGCGGTCGTTGCGACGCGCACGGACGGCGCGGCGACATCCGGTTCGCTCAGCGCCCTGGCCGCGGCGACCGACGCGGCCGGCCTCGGTCCGGCGGCTCGACCCGTGCGCCTCGAGGTCATCGACGCGATGCCGCTGCTCGCGTCGGGCAAGCCCGACCGCCGCGCCCTCGAGACGAGGTTGCGCGGCGGCCGGGTCGAATAG